From a single Kwoniella shandongensis chromosome 9, complete sequence genomic region:
- a CDS encoding meiotic recombinase Dmc1, whose amino-acid sequence MSDFGDDAGAGFEGHQSVDELQAHGINVQDILKLKTAGIVTILGVAQAPRKTLLKIKGLAESKVEKLKEICTKILPPAFLSGTEIAERRQNVVYITTGSKSVDAMLGGGISTQSITEVFGEYRTGKTQLCHTLCVTAQLPEDQGGASGKVAYIDTEGTFRPDRVRAVADRFGVDSAMALDNVLCARAWSSEQQCELLVDLAIRFVEDRTFKLLIVDSIMNLFRQDYSGRGELSERQQKLNQFLARLQKLAEEFNIAVILTNQVQADPGAAAMFAASSSAKPVGGHILAHASATRIQLRKGRGDERVAKLQDSPDQPEGEATYVLKSGGWEDPS is encoded by the exons ATGTCTGACTTCGGAGAC GATGCCGGAGCTGGCTTCGAG GGCCATCAGTCTGTCGACGAGCTTCAAGCCCAC GGAATCAACGTTCAAGAcatcctcaagctcaaaacTGCCGGGATCGTGACCATCTTAGGTGTAGCTCAAGCCCCGAGGAAAACGTTGTTGAAGATTAAG GGTCTCGCAGAG TCGAAAGTCGAGAAGCTCAAA GAGATTTGCACCAAGATCTTG CCACCAGCTTTCCTTTCGGGGACCGAGATAGCCGAGCGTCGTCAGAATGTTGTCTACATCACTACTGGATCCAAGTCTGTCGACGCCATGCTCGGCGGTGGTATCTCTACCCAGAGCATTACAGAGGTTTTCGGAGAATACAGGACTGGAAAA ACCCAGTTGTGCCACACGTTGTGCGTTACTGCTCAGCTACCTGAAGATCAAGGCGGTGCAAGCGGTAAAGTTGCGTATATCGATACTGA AGGCACCTTCCGACCGGACCGAGTCCGTGCAGTAGCAGATCGATTTGGTGTCGACTCTGCTATGGCATTGGACAACGTTCTCTGTGCTAGAGCTTGGAGTTCCGAGCAACAATGTGAACTCCTCGTAGACCTCGCGATCAG GTTTGTCGAGGACCGTACCTTCAAACTTTTGATTGTCGACAGTATCATGAACTTGTTTC GTCAGGATTATTCTGGTCGAGGCGAACTGTCGGAAAGGCAACAG AAACTCAACCAATTCCTCGCAAGGCTTCAGAAGCTTGCGGAAGAGTTCAACATCGCCGTGATACTCACCAATCAAGTTCAGGCAGATCCAGGG GCTGCAGCGAT GTTCGCGGCATCGTCGAGTGCAAAGCCCGTTGGTG GACATATCCTTGCCCATGC GTCTGCTACTCGAATTCAGCTTCGAAaaggtcgaggtgatgaacGTGTTGCCAAACTTCAAGACTCGCCTGACCAGCCCGAGGGAGAAGCAACATACGTTCTCAAGTCGGG CGGCTGGGAGGATCCCAGCTAG